One window of Pelmatolapia mariae isolate MD_Pm_ZW linkage group LG18, Pm_UMD_F_2, whole genome shotgun sequence genomic DNA carries:
- the LOC134616531 gene encoding tripartite motif-containing protein 16-like: MNQMDQTKFCCSVCLDLLKDPVTIPCGHSYCMNCIKSFWDEEEEKKIYSCPQCRQTFTARPVLVKNTMLAGLLEELKKTGLQAAPADHCYAGPEDVACDVCTGRKMKAFKSCLVCLVSYCEKHVKLHYECPAFDKHKLVEPSKKLQENICSRHDEVMKMFCRTDQQSICYLCSVDEHKGHDTVSAAAERTERQRELEVSRQNIQQRIQDREKDVKLLQQEVEAINQSADQTVEHSEKIFTELIHLIQKRSSDVKQQIRSQQETEVSRVKELEEKLEQEITELKRKDAELKQLSHTEDHIQFLHNYPSLSALSESTDSSSINIRPLSYFEDVTAAVSEVRDKLQDILREEWTNISLTVTEVDVLLPDPPEPKTRAGFLKYSCEITLDPNTANKQLLLSEGNRKVTFINQQQSYSDHPDRFTEMWQVLSRESLTGRCYWEVEWRGGGVYVAVAYKNISREGGGKECGFGRNDKSWALYCYNNSYTFWYNNIQTRVSGPRSSRVGVYLDHRAGILSFYSVSETMTLLHRVQTTFTQPLYAGLTFYYTAVGDTAELIKVK; the protein is encoded by the coding sequence atgaatcaaatggaccaaacaaaattctgctgttcagtctgtttggatctactgaaggatccggtgactattccctgtggacacagctactgcatgaactgtattaaaagcttctgggatgaagaggaagagaagaaaatctacagctgccctcagtgcagacagactTTTACAGCGAGGCCTGTCCTGGTGAAAAACACCATGTTAGCAGGTTTAttggaggagctgaagaagactggactccaagctgctcctgctgatcactgctatgctggacctgaagatgtggcctgtgatgtctgcactgggagaaaaatgaaagccttcaagtcctgtctggtgtgtttggtctcttactgtgagaaacatgTTAAGCTTCATTATGAATGTCCTGCATTTGACAAACACAAGCTGGTTGAgccctccaagaagctccaggagaacatctgctctcgtcatgatgaggtgatgaagatgttctgtcgaactgatcagcagagtatctgttatctctgctctgtggatgaacataaaggccacgacacagtctcagctgcagcagaaaggactgagaggcagagagagctggaggtgagtcgacaaaacatccagcagagaatccaggacagagagaaagatgtgaagctgcttcaacaggaggtggaggccatcaatcagtctgctgatcaaacagtggagcacagtgagaagatcttcactgagctgatccatctcatccagaaaagaagctctgatgtgaagcagcagatcagatcccagcaggaaactgaagtgagtcgagtcaaagagcttgaggagaagctggagcaggagatcactgagctgaagaggaaagatgctgagctgaagcagctctcacacacagaggatcacatccagtttctacacaactacccctcactgtcagcactcagtgagtctacagactcatccagcatcaatatccgtcctctgagctactttgaggatgtgacagcagctgtgtcagaggtcagagataaactacaggacattctgagagaggaatggacaaacatctcactgacagtcactgaagtggatgttttactgccagatccaccagagccaaagaccagagctggattcttaaaatattcatgtgaaatcacactggatccaaacacagcaaacaaacagctgttattATCAGAGGGTAACAGAAAAGTAACATTCATTAATCAACAACAGTCTtattctgatcatccagacagattcactGAGATGTGGCAggtcctgagtagagagagtctgactggacgttgttattgggaggtggagtggagaggggGAGGAGTTTATGTAGCAGTCGCATACAAGAATATCAGCAGAGAAGGAGGGGGTAAAGAATGTGGATTTGGACGTAATGACAAATCTTGGGCATTATATTGTTACAACAACAGTTATACATTTTGGTACAATAACATCCAAACTCGTGTCTCAGGTCCTCGttcctccagagtaggagtgtacctggatcacagagcaggtattttgtccttctacagcgtctctgaaaccatgactctcctccacagagtccagaccacattcactcagccgctctatgctggactGACGTTTTACTACACTGCAGTTGGAGACACTGCTGAGTTGATTAAAGTGAAATAG
- the LOC134616272 gene encoding tripartite motif-containing protein 16-like translates to MNQMDQTKFCCSVCLDLLKDPVTIPCGHSYCMNCIKTHWDEEENKRIYSCPQCRQTFTARPVLVKNTMLADLVEELKKTGLQAAPADHCYAGPEDVTCDVCTGRKMKAFKSCLFCLASYCEKHLQPHYDSQTFKKHKLVEPSKKLQENICSRHDEVMKMFCRTDQQSICYLCPVDEHKGHDTVSAAAERTERQRELEVSRQNIRQRIQDREKDVKLLQQEVEAINQSADQTVEHSEKIFTELIHLIQKRSSDVKQQIRSQQETEVSRVKELEEKLEQEITELKRKDAELKQLSHTEDHIQFLHNYPSLSALSESTDSSSINIRPLSYFEDVTAAVSEVRDKLQDILREEWTNISLTVTEVDVLLSDPPEPKTRAEFLRYSCEITLDPNTAHKQLLLSEGNRKATGVKQQQSYSDHPDRFIYWQQVLSRESLTERCYWEVEWRGGGVYVAVAYKNISRKGLGNECGFGHNDKSWSLDCDNNSYTFWYNNIQTHVSGPRSSRVGVYLDHRAGILSFYSVSETMTLLHRVQTTFTQPLYAGLRLYYDYDDDCGATAELIKVK, encoded by the coding sequence atgaatcaaatggatcaaacaaaattctgctgttcagtctgtttggatctactgaaggatccggtgactattccctgtggacacagctactgcatgaactgtattaaaacccactgggatgaagaggaaaacaagagaatctacagctgccctcagtgcagacagactttcacagcgaggcctgtcctggtgaaaaacaccatgttagcagatttagtggaggagctgaagaagactggactccaagctgctcctgctgatcactgctatgctggacctgaagatgtgacctgtgatgtctgcactggaagaaaaatgaaagccttcaagtcctgtttattctgtctggcatcttactgtgagaaacaccttcAGCCTCATTATGATTCACAAACATtcaagaaacacaagctggtggagccctccaagaagctccaggagaacatctgctctcgtcatgatgaggtgatgaagatgttctgtcgtactgatcagcagagtatctgttatctctgccctgtggatgaacataaaggccatgacacagtctcagctgcagcagaaaggactgagaggcagagagagctggaggtgagtcgacaaaacatccggcagagaatccaggacagagagaaagatgtgaagctgcttcaacaggaggtggaggccatcaatcagtctgctgatcaaacagtggagcacagtgagaagatcttcactgagctgatccatctcatccagaaaagaagctctgatgtgaagcagcagatcagatcccagcaggaaactgaagtgagtcgagtcaaagagcttgaggagaagctggagcaggagatcactgagctgaagaggaaagatgctgagctgaagcagctctcacacacagaggatcacatccagtttctacacaactacccctcactgtcagcactcagtgagtctacagactcatccagcatcaatatccgtcctctgagctactttgaggatgtgacagcagctgtgtcagaggtcagagataaactacaggacattctgagagaggaatggacaaacatctcactgacagtcactgaagtggatgttttactgtcagatccaccagagccaaagaccagagctgaatTCTTAAGATATTCAtgtgaaatcacactggatccaaacacagcacacaaacagctgttatTATCAGAGGGGAACAGAAAAGCAACTGGAGTGAAACAACAACAGTCTtattctgatcatccagacagattcatTTATTGGCAGCAggtcctgagtagagagagtctgactgaacgttgttactgggaggtggagtggagaggggGAGGAGTTTATGTAGCAGTCGCATACAAGAATATCAGCAGAAAAGGATTGGGTAATGAATGTGGATTTGGACATAATGACAAATCGTGGTCATTAGATTGTGACAACAACAGTTATACATTTTGGTACAACAACATCCAAACTCATGTCTCAGGTCCTCGttcctccagagtaggagtgtacctggatcacagagcaggtattttgtccttctacagcgtctctgaaaccatgactctcctccacagagtccagaccacattcactcagccgctctatgcCGGACTGAGGCTTTACTACGATTATGATGATGATTGTGGAGCCACTGCTGAGTTGATTAAAGTGAAATAG
- the LOC134616184 gene encoding tripartite motif-containing protein 16-like, translating into MDQTKFCCSVCLDLLKDPVAIPCGHSYCMNCIKIFWDEEEKKKIYSCPQCRQTFTARPVLVKNTMLADLVEELKKTGLQAAPADHCYAGPEDVACDVCTGRRMKAFKSCLFCLASYCEKHLQTHYDSPTFKKHKLVEPSKKLQENICSRHDEVMKMFCRTDQQSICYLCPVDEHKGHDTVSAAAERTERQRELEVSRQNIQQRIQDREKDVKLLQQEVEAINQSADQTVEHSEKIFTELIHLIQKRSSDVKQQIRSQQETEVSRVKELEEKLEQEITELKRKDAELKQHSHTEDHIQFLHNYPSLSALSESTDSSSINIRPLSYFEDVTAAVSEVRDKLQDILREEWTNISLTVTEVEPEPKTRAGFLKYSCEITLDPSTAHKQLLLSEGNRKVTLMKQQQSYSDHPDRFTGWWSVLSRESLTGRCYWEVEWRGEGVRVAVAYKNISRAGSECGFGWNDKSWSLNYYNNSYTFRYNNIETRVSGPRSSRVGVYLDHRAGILSFYSVSETMTLLHRVQTTFTQPLYAGLLPYYYGATAELIKVK; encoded by the coding sequence atggaccaaacaaaattctgctgttcagtctgtttggatctactgaaggatccggtgGCTATTCCatgtggacacagctactgcatgaactgtattaaaatcttctgggatgaagaggaaaagaagaaaatctacagctgccctcagtgcagacagactTTCACAGCTAGGCCTGTCCTGGTGAAAAACACCATGTTAGCAGATTtagtggaggagctgaagaagactggactccaagctgctcctgctgatcactgctatgctggacctgaagatgtggcctgtgatgtctgcactggaAGAAGAATGAAAGCCTTCAAGTCCTGTTTATTCTGTCTGGCatcttactgtgagaaacaccttcAGACTCATTATGATTCACCTACATtcaagaaacacaagctggtggagccctccaagaagctccaggagaacatctgctctcgtcatgatgaggtgatgaagatgttctgccgtactgatcagcagagtatctgttatctctgccctgtggatgaacataaaggccacgacacagtctcagctgcagcagaaaggactgagaggcagagagagctggaggtgagtcgacaaaacatccagcagagaatccaggacagagagaaagatgtgaagctgcttcaacaggaggtggaggccatcaatcagtctgctgatcaaacagtggagcacagtgagaagatcttcactgagctgatccatctcatccagaaaagaagctctgatgtgaagcagcagatcagatcccagcaggaaactgaagtgagtcgagtcaaagagcttgaggagaagctggagcaggagatcactgagctgaagaggaaagatgctgagctgaagcagcactcacacacagaggatcacatccagtttctacacaactacccctcactgtcagcactcagtgagtctacagactcatccagcatcaatatccgtcctctgagctactttgaggatgtgacagcagctgtgtcagaggtcagagataaactacaggacattctgagagaggaatggacaaacatctcactgacagtcactgaagtggagccagagccaaagaccagagctggattcttaaaatattcatgtgaaatcacactggatccaagcacagcacacaaacagctgttattatcagaggggaacagaaaagtaacattaatgaaacaacaacagtcttattctgatcatccagacagattcactGGATGGTGGTCggtcctgagtagagagagtctgaccggacgttgttactgggaggtggagtggagaggaGAAGGAGTTCGTGTGGCAGTCGCATACAAGAATATCAGCAGAGCAGGGAGTGAATGTGGATTTGGATGGAATGACAAATCTTGGTCATTAAATtattacaacaacagttataCATTTCGGTACAACAACATTGAAACACGTGTCTCAGGTCCTCGttcctccagagtaggagtgtacctggatcacagagcaggtattttgtccttctacagcgtctctgaaaccatgactctcctccacagagtccagaccacattcactcagccgctctatgctggacttTTGCCTTATTATTATGGAGCCACTGCTGAGTTGATTAAAGTGAAATAG